The Alphaproteobacteria bacterium genome includes a window with the following:
- a CDS encoding DMT family transporter: MSGANTSARGIALMLCATLFWSTSGLFVRMLDGTGAPSMVFWRSMGMLALVGIYLVWRYGRDAAASIKALGIGGAAAAFMLSLQFLFFLIAVANTTVATALFLMSTSPFWAAIVARLFLGENIATRTWIAMAFCSTGVAIMVWDALEFGSIIGPLAALGVSISFAFQILMLRKLKAGIDPAPSVFLAGIMSVATMLPFIFADATSLRDIAILMAMGAVQLGCGCLLMTIASREVRAADIGLIAILEIVLAPLWVWLAFGETPSARAMVGAAIVLSCLVANEALPRLIGRKKP; this comes from the coding sequence ATGAGCGGGGCAAACACCTCCGCGCGCGGCATCGCGCTGATGCTCTGCGCCACGCTGTTCTGGAGCACGTCGGGGCTGTTCGTGCGCATGCTCGATGGGACGGGCGCGCCGTCGATGGTGTTCTGGCGCTCGATGGGCATGCTCGCGCTCGTCGGTATCTATCTCGTGTGGCGCTACGGGCGCGATGCGGCCGCGTCGATCAAGGCGCTGGGGATCGGCGGCGCCGCCGCCGCCTTCATGCTGTCGCTGCAATTCCTATTCTTCCTGATCGCGGTCGCCAATACCACGGTCGCGACGGCGCTGTTTTTGATGAGCACGTCGCCCTTCTGGGCAGCCATCGTCGCGCGCCTGTTCTTGGGCGAAAACATCGCCACGCGCACCTGGATCGCGATGGCGTTCTGCTCGACCGGTGTCGCGATCATGGTGTGGGATGCGCTGGAATTCGGCTCGATCATCGGGCCGCTGGCCGCTTTGGGCGTGTCGATTTCCTTCGCCTTCCAAATCCTGATGTTGCGCAAGTTGAAGGCCGGCATCGATCCCGCGCCCAGCGTGTTCCTGGCGGGCATCATGTCGGTCGCGACGATGCTGCCCTTCATCTTCGCCGACGCCACGTCGCTGCGCGACATCGCCATTCTGATGGCGATGGGGGCCGTGCAGCTCGGCTGCGGTTGCTTGCTGATGACCATCGCGTCGCGCGAAGTGCGCGCGGCCGATATCGGCCTGATCGCGATTCTGGAAATCGTGCTCGCCCCGCTATGGGTGTGGCTCGCCTTCGGCGAAACGCCCAGTGCCCGCGCGATGGTCGGTGCGGCGATCGTGCTGTCCTGCCTTGTCGCGAACGAAGCGCTGCCCCGCCTGATCGGCCGCAAAAAACCCTGA
- a CDS encoding penicillin acylase family protein, whose translation MRALKWIGASVLALGLLTGIIGGAAVLYLRTGLADTRGEIRIAGLEGEIEIVRDEFGVPHVWARNERDLWLALGFLHAQDRGVQLELVRLLGQGRVAEIVGPRALPLDRFYRALGLSRAARDAYIAATPELRQRADAYAAGVNAALAARDGAPPPEFLATGYKPERWESWQTLLWGQLMALQLTGDWRDELFRLRLGDRYTAALEAALWPQWGTGDAAIVAHTDPALATWANAIAKALPRPIGPDQASNTWIAGGAKTASGKPILASDPHLGLGAPGQWYLARLAVTGTDIVYAGATAPGAPALVLGHNGRIAWGFTTTNADTADLTIERVDPSSPAMYLTPEGPRAFELREEVFQARGAAPVTLTLRRTRNGIVISDFDAAAASVAPNGELLALMLPVIAAPDTTADAIVRLNRANNVAEAFDATRQWLAPVQNMSVADRDGAIGMRVVGAIPLRNGGDSPLPKRGWTGASGWQGFVPFERMPARVDPANARLSNGNDRVVGPEWPFYLGRGFDAPFRQKRIVEMLDLREGQTPAYHEAMLADAVSIFARDAIAAASWLSPVEPRAHAAMERLRGWDASVRADKPEGLIFNVWVREMTRRLTQNALGDLAADFGRERPRMVLDALNRNSPYCAGDCPKLVSDSLVAAIEWIETRHGRTPDRWRWGDEHMAPFDNPVLSRLPLIGWFLSVDIPTDGDYFTVNRGANSARDPDRPFAHIHGAGYRAVYDLADLDASLFVVAPGQSGHPLSAHWADLAPIWASGRHLRLARNRAELESGADILRLTPP comes from the coding sequence ATGCGAGCTTTGAAATGGATCGGTGCTAGCGTTCTGGCACTCGGGTTATTGACCGGAATCATCGGCGGCGCGGCGGTGCTTTATCTGCGCACCGGCCTTGCCGATACGCGCGGCGAGATCCGCATCGCCGGATTGGAAGGCGAGATCGAGATCGTCCGCGACGAATTCGGCGTGCCGCATGTCTGGGCGCGGAACGAACGCGATCTATGGCTCGCCCTCGGCTTTCTGCACGCCCAGGATCGCGGCGTGCAACTCGAACTCGTGCGCCTGCTCGGCCAAGGCCGCGTGGCGGAGATCGTCGGTCCCCGCGCGCTGCCGCTCGACCGGTTCTATCGCGCACTCGGCCTGTCGCGCGCCGCGCGCGACGCCTATATCGCCGCCACCCCCGAATTGCGCCAACGCGCCGATGCGTATGCGGCGGGTGTGAACGCGGCATTGGCCGCACGCGACGGTGCGCCGCCGCCCGAATTCCTCGCCACCGGTTATAAGCCCGAGCGTTGGGAATCCTGGCAGACGCTGCTGTGGGGCCAGTTGATGGCGCTGCAATTGACCGGCGATTGGCGCGACGAATTGTTCCGCCTGCGTCTGGGCGATCGCTACACCGCCGCGCTCGAAGCCGCGTTGTGGCCGCAATGGGGAACTGGCGACGCCGCGATCGTCGCGCACACCGATCCCGCGCTTGCGACATGGGCGAACGCGATCGCCAAGGCCTTGCCCCGCCCCATCGGTCCCGATCAAGCGTCGAACACCTGGATCGCCGGCGGTGCGAAGACCGCATCGGGCAAACCGATCTTGGCGAGCGATCCGCATCTGGGCTTGGGCGCGCCGGGCCAATGGTATCTCGCCCGGCTCGCGGTGACGGGCACGGATATCGTCTATGCCGGCGCCACCGCACCCGGCGCGCCCGCTTTGGTGCTGGGCCATAACGGGCGCATCGCCTGGGGCTTCACCACCACCAACGCCGACACGGCCGATCTGACGATCGAGCGCGTCGATCCGTCGAGCCCGGCGATGTATCTCACACCGGAAGGCCCGCGCGCGTTCGAGCTGCGCGAGGAAGTGTTCCAAGCGCGTGGCGCCGCGCCGGTCACGCTAACGCTGCGCCGCACGCGCAACGGCATCGTGATTTCCGATTTCGACGCGGCTGCCGCATCCGTCGCGCCCAACGGCGAGTTGCTGGCGCTGATGCTGCCGGTGATCGCGGCCCCCGACACGACCGCCGATGCGATCGTGCGCCTCAATCGCGCGAACAACGTCGCCGAAGCCTTCGACGCGACGCGCCAATGGCTCGCCCCCGTGCAGAACATGTCGGTCGCAGATCGCGACGGCGCCATCGGAATGCGCGTGGTCGGCGCGATCCCGCTGCGCAACGGCGGCGACTCCCCCTTGCCCAAGCGCGGCTGGACGGGCGCTTCGGGCTGGCAAGGCTTCGTGCCGTTCGAGCGGATGCCCGCGCGCGTCGATCCCGCCAATGCGCGTTTGTCGAACGGCAACGACCGCGTCGTCGGTCCCGAATGGCCGTTCTATCTGGGCCGCGGCTTCGATGCGCCGTTCCGCCAAAAGCGCATCGTCGAAATGCTCGATCTGCGGGAAGGTCAAACGCCCGCCTATCACGAGGCGATGCTGGCCGACGCCGTGTCGATCTTCGCGCGCGATGCGATCGCGGCGGCTTCGTGGCTGTCGCCGGTCGAGCCGCGCGCGCACGCGGCGATGGAACGCTTGCGTGGCTGGGACGCGTCGGTGCGCGCGGACAAACCCGAAGGCTTGATCTTCAACGTTTGGGTCCGCGAGATGACGCGGCGTTTGACGCAAAACGCGCTGGGCGATCTCGCGGCCGATTTCGGGCGCGAACGGCCGCGCATGGTGCTCGACGCGTTGAACCGCAACTCGCCCTATTGCGCCGGCGATTGTCCGAAGCTCGTGTCGGACTCCCTCGTCGCCGCGATCGAATGGATCGAAACGCGCCACGGCCGCACGCCCGACCGCTGGCGCTGGGGCGACGAACATATGGCGCCGTTCGACAATCCCGTCCTGTCGCGCCTGCCGCTGATCGGCTGGTTCCTGTCGGTCGATATCCCGACCGACGGCGATTACTTCACCGTCAATCGCGGGGCGAATTCGGCGCGCGATCCGGACCGGCCCTTCGCCCATATCCATGGTGCGGGCTATCGTGCGGTCTACGATCTTGCCGATCTGGATGCGTCGCTGTTCGTCGTCGCCCCCGGCCAGTCGGGCCATCCGTTGTCCGCGCATTGGGCCGATCTCGCCCCGATCTGGGCGAGCGGCCGGCATTTGCGTTTGGCGCGGAATCGGGCCGAGCTGGAGTCGGGTGCCGATATCCTGCGCCTGACCCCGCCCTGA
- a CDS encoding OmpA family protein — protein MADDSNHPVIIIKRGKKGHDGAHGGGWKVAYADFVTAMMAFFLLMWLLNSTDQEKRQGIAQYFTAFDAVSRSTSGAGGVLGGVTLGPGDLPKMTGGIVVGVPLAPTGEEADTEGPEFEQTRNAAAEDTPNPQPNARGASGIGPGPSGQATAGNQSPGMAAAGQLFTGSRPQGQQNEGMGALNEQMQREMARREEQSFARAEADIRQAIQEVPELKPLQQNLIVDRTPEGLRIQLIDQERNAMFASGSATPADGTRRLLQTVARIVQNLPNPIAITGHTDSTPFPRGAQYTNWELSADRANAARRALLDAGMQQVRIARVIGRADTEPFIADNPSDPRNRRISIVLLRDVPLTN, from the coding sequence ATGGCGGACGACTCAAACCACCCAGTCATCATCATCAAGCGCGGCAAGAAGGGCCATGACGGCGCCCATGGCGGCGGCTGGAAGGTCGCCTATGCCGACTTCGTGACCGCGATGATGGCGTTCTTCCTGTTGATGTGGCTGCTCAACTCCACCGACCAGGAAAAGCGCCAAGGCATCGCGCAGTATTTCACCGCCTTCGATGCCGTGTCGCGCTCGACCTCGGGTGCCGGCGGCGTGTTGGGCGGCGTGACACTCGGCCCCGGCGATCTGCCGAAGATGACCGGCGGCATCGTGGTCGGCGTGCCGCTCGCCCCGACCGGCGAGGAAGCCGACACCGAAGGCCCCGAATTCGAGCAGACGCGCAATGCCGCCGCCGAAGACACGCCCAACCCGCAACCCAATGCGCGCGGCGCGTCGGGTATCGGGCCCGGCCCGTCGGGCCAGGCGACTGCGGGCAATCAAAGCCCCGGCATGGCCGCGGCGGGGCAGTTGTTCACCGGGTCGCGCCCGCAAGGCCAGCAGAACGAAGGCATGGGTGCGCTCAACGAGCAGATGCAGCGCGAAATGGCGCGGCGCGAGGAACAATCCTTCGCGCGCGCCGAAGCCGATATCCGCCAAGCGATCCAGGAAGTGCCGGAACTGAAGCCGCTGCAGCAGAACCTGATCGTCGATCGCACGCCCGAAGGTTTGCGCATCCAGCTGATCGATCAGGAACGCAACGCGATGTTCGCCTCGGGCTCCGCCACGCCGGCCGACGGCACGCGCCGCTTGCTGCAAACCGTCGCGCGCATCGTGCAGAACCTGCCCAACCCGATCGCCATCACCGGCCACACCGACAGCACGCCCTTCCCGCGTGGCGCCCAATACACGAACTGGGAATTGTCGGCCGACCGCGCCAACGCCGCGCGCCGCGCGCTGCTCGACGCAGGCATGCAGCAGGTGCGCATCGCGCGCGTGATCGGCCGGGCGGATACCGAGCCCTTCATCGCCGACAATCCGTCCGACCCGCGCAACCGGCGCATTTCGATCGTTCTGCTGCGCGACGTGCCGCTGACCAATTAA
- a CDS encoding RDD family protein, which translates to MNDSTNLMAATILPPDPAEIAGLRRRRIIAHLIDAAIVILIGAILAIPATLLGVLSFGLLAGPMALLLALVPLLYHAFLVSGDKRGTFGHRFADIKVETLDGRAANFIQAGAHWILFYVTVAFTWGLVLVWSFFNPRKRLLHDVLTGLTVRRRNGGGA; encoded by the coding sequence GTGAACGACAGCACCAATTTGATGGCCGCGACCATCCTGCCGCCCGACCCCGCCGAGATCGCGGGGCTGCGGCGGCGGCGTATCATTGCGCATCTGATCGATGCGGCGATCGTGATTCTGATCGGCGCGATTCTGGCGATTCCCGCGACGCTGCTGGGCGTGTTGAGCTTCGGCTTGCTGGCGGGGCCGATGGCGCTGCTGCTGGCGCTGGTGCCGCTGCTCTATCACGCGTTTCTCGTGTCGGGCGACAAACGCGGCACGTTCGGCCATCGCTTCGCCGATATCAAAGTCGAAACGCTCGACGGGCGCGCGGCGAATTTCATCCAAGCCGGCGCGCATTGGATTTTGTTCTACGTCACCGTCGCCTTCACCTGGGGCCTCGTGCTGGTGTGGAGCTTCTTCAACCCGCGCAAGCGCCTGCTGCACGACGTGCTGACGGGCCTCACCGTACGCCGCCGAAACGGGGGCGGCGCATGA
- a CDS encoding arginyltransferase — MTVSGSSSARFYYSMPSPCPYLEGKMERRIFVDLTGPQAVLSYDLLSEAGFRRSLGFAYRPACPGCNACVAVRIPVDRFEMTRQWRRVLAANADLTAQIRPAIATAEQYALFSRYQVGRHRDGEMARMDFEDYRTMIEVGAASSHVIEFRDRHGNLMAGCLVDRMASGFSAVYSFYEPETPKRSLGSHVVLSLIDTARADGLPHVYLGYWIGESDKMAYKVRFQPLEALTREGWRALDTQGRIVQKPAEPV; from the coding sequence ATGACCGTCTCGGGCAGTTCGTCCGCGCGTTTCTATTATTCGATGCCCTCGCCCTGCCCTTATCTCGAGGGCAAGATGGAGCGGCGCATTTTCGTCGATCTCACCGGCCCGCAAGCCGTGCTGTCCTACGATCTGTTGTCGGAGGCCGGGTTCCGCCGGTCCTTGGGCTTCGCCTATCGGCCGGCCTGCCCCGGCTGCAATGCGTGCGTCGCCGTGCGCATCCCGGTCGATCGCTTCGAAATGACGCGTCAATGGCGCCGCGTGCTCGCCGCGAACGCCGACCTCACGGCGCAGATCCGTCCGGCGATCGCCACGGCCGAGCAATACGCGCTGTTCTCGCGCTACCAAGTCGGCCGCCATCGCGACGGCGAAATGGCGCGGATGGATTTCGAGGATTACCGGACGATGATCGAGGTCGGCGCCGCGTCCTCGCATGTCATCGAATTCCGCGATCGGCACGGCAATTTGATGGCCGGGTGCCTGGTCGACCGGATGGCGAGCGGATTCTCGGCCGTCTACTCGTTCTACGAGCCCGAGACGCCCAAGCGCTCGCTGGGGTCGCATGTCGTGCTGTCGTTGATCGACACCGCGCGCGCCGACGGTCTTCCCCATGTCTATCTGGGCTATTGGATCGGCGAGAGCGATAAAATGGCCTACAAGGTGCGGTTTCAGCCGCTTGAGGCGCTGACCCGCGAAGGCTGGCGTGCGCTCGATACGCAAGGCCGGATCGTCCAAAAGCCGGCCGAACCCGTCTGA
- a CDS encoding TRAP transporter substrate-binding protein gives MQRRKFLTGAGVGLAVAPLAAPAIAQGVVRWRMASSFPKSLDTIYGAAEILANRVKESSGGRFEIRVFAAGEIVPGLQVLDAVQAGTVECGHTANYYYIGKDPTFAFDTAIPFGLNSRQQTAWMYAGGGAAAVAELFKNYSCVAFPTGNTGAQMGGWFRKEIKTPDDLKGVKMRIGGFAGQVMTKLGLVPQQLAAGDIYPALEKGTIDAAEWVGPYDDEKLGFNKVARYYYYPGWWEGGPQLSSLVNDKAWESLSAENKSIFQAAAWEAHVAMQAKYDAQNPAALRRLIAGGTQLRAFSRDTMLACLKAANELYDETSEKNPLFKKIYEGWRRFRTDQFQWFRVNEAAYDQFVYQNLSSNQQRRG, from the coding sequence ATGCAGCGTCGTAAATTTTTGACCGGGGCCGGTGTCGGCCTCGCCGTAGCGCCGTTGGCCGCCCCCGCGATCGCGCAAGGCGTCGTTCGCTGGCGCATGGCGTCGAGCTTCCCGAAGTCGCTCGACACGATCTACGGTGCGGCGGAAATTCTCGCCAACCGCGTCAAGGAAAGCTCGGGCGGCCGGTTCGAAATCCGCGTTTTCGCGGCGGGCGAAATCGTTCCGGGCCTTCAGGTGCTCGACGCCGTTCAGGCCGGCACGGTCGAATGCGGTCACACCGCGAACTACTATTATATCGGCAAGGATCCGACCTTCGCGTTCGACACCGCTATTCCGTTCGGCCTCAACTCGCGCCAGCAGACCGCGTGGATGTACGCGGGCGGCGGTGCGGCCGCGGTGGCCGAGCTGTTCAAGAACTACAGCTGCGTCGCCTTCCCGACCGGCAACACGGGCGCCCAGATGGGCGGCTGGTTCCGCAAGGAAATCAAGACGCCGGACGACCTCAAGGGCGTCAAGATGCGTATCGGCGGTTTCGCCGGTCAGGTGATGACCAAGCTCGGCCTCGTACCCCAGCAGCTCGCCGCGGGCGATATCTACCCGGCGCTGGAAAAGGGCACGATCGACGCGGCCGAATGGGTCGGTCCGTATGACGACGAGAAGCTCGGCTTCAACAAGGTCGCCCGCTACTACTACTATCCGGGCTGGTGGGAAGGCGGGCCGCAGCTCTCCTCGCTCGTCAACGACAAGGCTTGGGAAAGCCTGTCGGCCGAGAACAAGTCGATCTTCCAAGCGGCCGCCTGGGAAGCGCACGTGGCCATGCAGGCGAAGTACGACGCCCAGAACCCGGCGGCGCTGCGCCGCTTGATCGCGGGCGGCACGCAGCTGCGCGCCTTCAGCCGCGACACGATGCTCGCCTGCTTGAAGGCGGCGAACGAGCTGTACGACGAAACGTCGGAAAAGAACCCGCTGTTCAAGAAGATCTACGAAGGCTGGCGCCGTTTCCGCACGGACCAGTTCCAGTGGTTCCGCGTGAACGAAGCGGCCTACGACCAGTTCGTCTATCAGAACCTGTCGTCGAACCAGCAGCGCCGCGGCTAA
- the crcB gene encoding fluoride efflux transporter CrcB translates to MGYLIVFLGAGIGGALRHGVNVLAARQFGADFPYGTMFVNLAGSLTMGLIVGYFAFKGDGGQDARLFLTTGILGGFTTFSAFSLDVATLIERGDIANAALYGGISVAGSVLALFAGLWLTRMVF, encoded by the coding sequence GTGGGTTATCTGATCGTATTTTTGGGGGCGGGCATCGGCGGGGCGCTGCGCCACGGCGTCAACGTCCTGGCGGCGCGCCAGTTCGGCGCGGATTTTCCCTACGGCACCATGTTCGTGAATCTGGCCGGATCGCTGACGATGGGGCTGATCGTCGGTTACTTCGCGTTCAAGGGCGATGGCGGACAAGACGCGCGGCTGTTTCTGACGACCGGAATCCTCGGCGGGTTCACGACGTTCTCCGCGTTCTCGCTCGACGTCGCAACGCTCATCGAGCGCGGCGATATCGCGAACGCGGCGCTCTATGGCGGGATCTCGGTCGCGGGCTCGGTGCTGGCGTTGTTCGCCGGGCTTTGGCTCACGCGGATGGTCTTTTAA
- a CDS encoding TRAP transporter substrate-binding protein produces the protein MQRRKFLTGAGVGLAAAPLAAPAIAQGVVRWRLASSFPKSLDTIYGSAEIIANRVKDITGGKFEIRVFAAGEIVPGLQVLDAVQAGTIEAGHTVNYYYVGKDPTFAFDAAVPFGLNSRQQTAWMYSGGGAEAMAELFRQYNMIAFPAGNTGTQMGGWFRKEIKTTEDLKGLKFRIGGFAGQVLTKLGTVPQQLAGGDIYPALEKGTIDAAEWVGPYDDEKLGFNKVARYYYYPGWWEGGPQVSAIVNDKAWEGLSSENKAAFQAASWEAHVAMQAKYDAQNPAALRRLIAGGTQLRRFTNETMLACLKASNELYDETADKNPLFKKIYESWRRFRTDQFQWFRINEAAYDTFVNANLASTQQRRG, from the coding sequence ATGCAACGTCGTAAGTTTTTGACCGGGGCCGGTGTCGGCCTCGCGGCCGCCCCGCTCGCGGCACCCGCGATCGCGCAAGGCGTGGTGCGCTGGCGTCTGGCGTCGAGCTTCCCGAAGTCGCTCGACACGATCTACGGTTCGGCCGAAATCATCGCCAACCGCGTGAAGGACATCACCGGCGGCAAGTTCGAAATCCGCGTCTTCGCGGCGGGCGAAATCGTCCCGGGTCTGCAAGTGCTCGACGCCGTCCAGGCCGGCACGATCGAAGCGGGCCACACGGTCAACTACTACTATGTCGGCAAGGATCCGACATTCGCGTTCGACGCGGCCGTGCCGTTCGGCCTCAACTCGCGCCAGCAGACCGCGTGGATGTATTCGGGCGGCGGCGCGGAAGCGATGGCGGAACTGTTCCGCCAGTACAACATGATCGCCTTCCCGGCCGGCAACACCGGCACGCAGATGGGCGGCTGGTTCCGCAAGGAAATCAAGACGACGGAAGACCTGAAGGGTCTGAAGTTCCGCATCGGCGGCTTCGCGGGCCAGGTGCTGACCAAGCTCGGCACCGTGCCCCAGCAGCTCGCCGGCGGCGACATCTATCCCGCGCTGGAAAAGGGCACGATCGACGCGGCCGAATGGGTCGGCCCCTATGACGACGAGAAGCTCGGCTTCAACAAGGTCGCCCGCTACTACTACTACCCGGGCTGGTGGGAAGGCGGGCCGCAGGTTTCCGCGATCGTCAACGACAAGGCGTGGGAAGGCCTGTCGTCGGAAAACAAGGCGGCGTTCCAGGCGGCTTCGTGGGAAGCGCATGTGGCCATGCAAGCCAAGTACGACGCCCAGAACCCGGCGGCTTTGCGCCGCTTGATCGCGGGCGGCACGCAATTGCGCCGCTTCACGAACGAGACGATGCTCGCCTGCTTGAAGGCGTCCAACGAGCTCTACGACGAAACGGCCGACAAGAACCCGCTGTTCAAGAAGATCTACGAAAGCTGGCGCCGTTTCCGCACGGACCAGTTCCAGTGGTTCCGCATCAACGAGGCCGCGTACGACACGTTCGTCAACGCGAACCTCGCCTCGACGCAACAGCGCCGCGGCTAA
- a CDS encoding TRAP transporter large permease subunit: MVAFLIENMAPLMFAALVFFLLLGYPVAFALAANGLVFGLVGIELGLLQPILLQALPERVFGIMRNDTLLAIPFFTFMGLILERSGMAEDLLDTIGQLFGPMRGGLAYAVIFVGALLAATTGVVAASVIAMGLISLPIMLRYGYDRRLASGVIAASGTLAQIIPPSLVLIIMADQLGRSVGDMYAGAFIPGIVLAAMYAGYVALLTIFRPEAAPALPLEARTLHGWKLVVRCIVSLVPPLVLIFLVLGTIFLGIATPTEGGAMGAVGALVLALMKRQLSWGLMRQAMDTTAKLSCFVVFILIGSTVFGLVFRAVNGDLWVEHLLLSLPGGQLGFLIVVNIMVFLLAFFLDFFELAFIVVPLLGPVAEKLGINLIWFGVLLGVNMQTSFMHPPFGFALFYLRSVAPAKEYIDVVTKKLMQPITTMQIYWGAVPFVCIQIIMVGLVIAIPEMVTWSLDAPFDGDIDSIEIPPPTVEEGGPNSDPAANNPADPAQDETPEIDMEPEPEEEAK, from the coding sequence ATGGTCGCGTTTCTGATCGAAAACATGGCGCCGTTGATGTTCGCGGCGCTCGTGTTCTTCCTGTTGCTCGGCTATCCGGTCGCCTTCGCGCTCGCCGCCAACGGTCTCGTCTTCGGCCTTGTGGGCATCGAACTCGGGTTGCTGCAGCCGATCTTGCTTCAAGCATTGCCTGAACGCGTGTTCGGCATCATGCGCAACGACACGCTGCTGGCGATTCCGTTCTTCACGTTCATGGGCTTGATCCTGGAACGATCGGGCATGGCCGAGGATTTGCTCGACACGATCGGGCAGTTGTTCGGGCCGATGCGCGGCGGTCTCGCCTATGCGGTTATTTTCGTTGGCGCGCTGCTCGCCGCCACGACCGGCGTGGTCGCCGCGTCGGTGATCGCGATGGGCCTGATCTCGCTGCCGATCATGCTGCGCTACGGCTACGACCGCCGGCTGGCATCGGGCGTCATCGCCGCGTCGGGCACGCTCGCGCAGATCATTCCGCCCTCGCTCGTTCTCATCATCATGGCCGACCAGCTCGGCCGCTCGGTGGGCGACATGTATGCGGGCGCGTTCATCCCGGGTATCGTCCTCGCGGCGATGTATGCGGGCTATGTGGCGCTGTTGACGATCTTCCGTCCGGAAGCCGCACCCGCCCTGCCGCTGGAAGCGCGTACGCTGCACGGCTGGAAGCTGGTCGTGCGCTGCATCGTCAGCTTGGTGCCGCCGCTGGTGCTGATCTTCCTGGTGCTCGGCACGATCTTCCTGGGCATCGCCACGCCGACCGAAGGCGGCGCGATGGGCGCCGTCGGCGCGCTGGTTCTGGCGCTGATGAAACGCCAGCTGTCCTGGGGCTTGATGCGTCAGGCGATGGACACGACCGCCAAGCTTTCGTGCTTCGTGGTGTTCATCCTGATCGGATCGACCGTGTTCGGCCTCGTCTTCCGGGCGGTCAACGGCGATTTGTGGGTCGAGCATCTGCTGCTGTCGCTGCCCGGCGGCCAACTCGGCTTCCTGATCGTCGTCAACATCATGGTCTTCCTGCTCGCCTTCTTCCTCGACTTCTTCGAGTTGGCGTTCATCGTCGTGCCGCTGCTCGGGCCGGTCGCGGAAAAGCTAGGCATCAACCTGATCTGGTTCGGCGTGCTGCTCGGCGTGAACATGCAGACCAGCTTCATGCATCCGCCGTTCGGCTTCGCGCTGTTCTACTTACGCAGCGTGGCGCCGGCGAAGGAGTATATCGACGTCGTCACCAAGAAGCTGATGCAGCCGATCACGACGATGCAGATCTATTGGGGCGCGGTTCCGTTCGTCTGCATCCAGATCATCATGGTCGGTCTCGTCATCGCGATCCCGGAGATGGTGACCTGGTCGCTCGATGCGCCGTTCGACGGCGACATCGATTCGATCGAAATTCCGCCGCCGACGGTCGAGGAGGGCGGGCCCAATTCGGATCCGGCGGCGAACAATCCCGCCGACCCGGCGCAGGACGAGACGCCGGAGATCGACATGGAGCCCGAGCCCGAAGAAGAAGCGAAGTAA